Within Deltaproteobacteria bacterium, the genomic segment CAAGCTCGGGCTGATCGGCAGCACCGACACCCACAACGCGACGCCGGGAGCCACCGAGGAGCAGGACTTCGGCGCCTACGGTCACCTCGGGCTCCGTGACCACGCGAACCCGGCCTTCATGCTCGCCCGGGTCACCCCGGCGGGCATCGAGGCGACGCCGGGCGGCCTCGCCGTCGTGTGGGCCGAGGAGAACTCGCGCGACGCGCTCTTCGCCGCCATGCGCCGGCGCGAGGTCTACGGCACGAGCGGCACGCGACCCATCCTCCGCTTCTTCGCGGGGCGCGAGTCGAAGCTCCGCTGCCGTGACCCCGACTTCGTCGCGACCGCCTACGACGACGGCGTGCCGATGGGCGGCGACATCGGCCCCGTTCGCGGCCGGCGGAGCCCTCGTTTCGGCGTCCTCGCGTTCCGCGATCCTGGGACGGCCACGGCGTCCGGGACGCCGCTGCAGCGGGTCCAGATCGTGAAGGGATGGGTCGATGCCGGCGGGCAGTCGCTCGAGAAGGTGTTCGAGGTCGCCGGCGATCCCGACAACGGCGCCACGGTGGACGTCGCCACCTGCACGCCGTCTGGCACGGGCTTCGACTCGCTCTGCGCGGTCTGGACCGATCCCGAGTTCGACGCGTCGGAACGCGCCTTCTACTACGCCCGCGTGCTCGAGAACCCCACCTGCCGGTGGAGCCTGTACCTCTGCCACGCCCAGGGCATCGACTGCAGCTACCCGACCGCCGTGCCGTCCGGCTACGGCGAGTGCTGCAACCCGGACGTCGCGAAGACGATCCAGGAGCGCGCCTGGTCGTCGCCGATCTGGTACCGTCCCGAGGGCGTCGCGCGGTTTCATGGCGTGATGCGGTTCCGCGAACCGGAGCTGGACGTCCTGGCGCTCGGGATCGATCTCGGCGGCATGCCCGCGGGCCTCGATCCGTCGACGCAGGCGCTGACGATCGCCCTTCGCGACGACGACGACGTCTATCGTGTCACCATACCCGCCGGCACTTTACGGCAGGTTCGGCCGCGTCGATTCGTCTGGAACGACACCACGGGCCGCATCGGCGGCATCCGGAGCGTTCGGCTCGAGCAGCGCGGTCCCCGGCGCGTCGTCTTCCGGCTCCGAACGGTCCCGCTCGGTCTGTCGGCGGCGGATCGCATCGACCACTTCATCGAGGTCTCGCTCCGCGCCGGCACCGCGGCGGTCACGACGACGCCCCTCTGGCACTACGACGGGAAGTCGCTCGTCGCGATGGGCTGATGCGCTGGCTGCGAGCACCCCTCGTCCACTTCGTCGCCGGCGGAGCCGCCGTCTTCTGGCTGGTGCACGTGCACCCGCAACACCGGACGTCTCCGATCGTCCTGACGGCGGGAGACGTGGACCGCCTGCGCGTCGACTACACCCGCGAGACGGGCCTCGAGCCGACCCCCGCCGACGAGGCAGCGCTCGTCGACAAGGCGATCCAGGAGGAGCTGCTCTTCCGCGAGGCGCTGGCGCGCGGGCTCGACCGGAACGATCGCAGCGTGCGAAACTGGCTCGTCGAGCAGATGCGGGTGCTGAGCGACGACACCATGGACGACGCCGAGCGCCTCTACGTACGGGCGCGGAAGCTCGGCCTCGACCGGACGGACGTCGTCGTCCGACGCATCCTCGTGCAGAAGATGCGTCTCCTCGCCGCCCGCACCGGCGAGCGGCGCCCGAGCGACACCGAGCTCGCGGCGTTCTACGCCGAGCATCGAGACGAGTATCGGCCGCCGGACCGCGTCAGCTTCTGGCACGTGTTCGTGCACGGAGGCACGGACGCCGAGGCGTTGCTCGCGCGCATCCGCGGTCACGCTCCGGACGCCGTCCGCCGGGGCGACTCGTTCGCCGTTCCTCCGCACCTGATCGCGCAGTCGCCGTCGCAGGTGGAAAAGCTCTTCGGCGCGGAGCTCGCAAGGACGGTCGAGCGCGCC encodes:
- a CDS encoding DUF3604 domain-containing protein, which produces MAAGKPRGARARRWARRRHAASRDRLRAAVRRKDGGMTHPRVTTVVLLSLVAANAHGVPGPWQRTEARQPCASFEKFRQPYFGDTHVHTAYSSDAVFAGTRENPRGAYRFAMGDPIGLPPYDAQGRPTRTAQLRRPLDFTAVTDHAEQFGEIQICLAPGLPGYDSTDCVAARDQLAAPLPALPNLLPPPTVIAFLLGYGVLNPPQRFSWCGPDAVDCLAEASLVWQDTQAAAEEFYDRTAACSFTTFVAYEWSGQPGGNNLHRNVVFRNAVVPALPTSYMEQPTPEGLWTTLQSQCIAGLPGCDVLAIPHNPNASGGLMFAPVATAADAAFRASMEPLVEMNQHKGDSECRSGVQSTDEICGFEKLNRLQLFSPISDPNQTFPPLNYVRNVLKEGLVEEQQLGVNPFKLGLIGSTDTHNATPGATEEQDFGAYGHLGLRDHANPAFMLARVTPAGIEATPGGLAVVWAEENSRDALFAAMRRREVYGTSGTRPILRFFAGRESKLRCRDPDFVATAYDDGVPMGGDIGPVRGRRSPRFGVLAFRDPGTATASGTPLQRVQIVKGWVDAGGQSLEKVFEVAGDPDNGATVDVATCTPSGTGFDSLCAVWTDPEFDASERAFYYARVLENPTCRWSLYLCHAQGIDCSYPTAVPSGYGECCNPDVAKTIQERAWSSPIWYRPEGVARFHGVMRFREPELDVLALGIDLGGMPAGLDPSTQALTIALRDDDDVYRVTIPAGTLRQVRPRRFVWNDTTGRIGGIRSVRLEQRGPRRVVFRLRTVPLGLSAADRIDHFIEVSLRAGTAAVTTTPLWHYDGKSLVAMG
- a CDS encoding peptidyl-prolyl cis-trans isomerase, which translates into the protein MRWLRAPLVHFVAGGAAVFWLVHVHPQHRTSPIVLTAGDVDRLRVDYTRETGLEPTPADEAALVDKAIQEELLFREALARGLDRNDRSVRNWLVEQMRVLSDDTMDDAERLYVRARKLGLDRTDVVVRRILVQKMRLLAARTGERRPSDTELAAFYAEHRDEYRPPDRVSFWHVFVHGGTDAEALLARIRGHAPDAVRRGDSFAVPPHLIAQSPSQVEKLFGAELARTVERAETRTWIGPVPSPYGLHLVWVEARVPGTPPPFEAVRERVLERWQDEQRGLRVVALLRDLGRRYPLRVESAAWRQRSAS